The sequence GGGGGGCTGACTCACCTGTACAGTGGCGAGGGCCTGACGAGTTTTGATTTTACAGCGAAAGGTCAAAAGATGGTTGTAGGAACGACCGATGGGTATTTTACATTTGACCTATCTACCAACAAGGCTTCCACCAAAAACTCCCAGCTTCCTTGTCCGGCCATCCTCACCGTTAAAAATATCAAGGGAACCCTATGGATGGGAACTGAAAAGGGAGCCTTTCGGGTGAAGCATGACGGGGGCTTTGACTATTACTTTGGAGAGCGGTGGTTGGTGGGCACGAGGGTGATCGATATTGGGGAGGGAAAAGAGGGGAGTATCCTCTTGCTTACCTCCCAAGGGCTTTCCAAGCTGGTATTTAGCGAATATACCTTGCACGATAAGGCCATGTATTTTGAAGACCAAGTTAGAAATCGGCATATCCGGTTTGGGTTTAATGCTTCTTTGGGGAATCTGGAGGCGGGAAATGTAGACTCGGGGATGCTGAAGGATTCTGACAATGATGGCCTTTGGACCGCCATGTATCTGGCAGGTCAGGCCTTTCGCTATGCGGTCAGCGGTGACGCAGAAGCCTTGGAAAATTGTCGGGAATCGTTGGATGCCATGGAAAGGTTATATACCATCAATCCAGTGGAAGGATTTCCTTCCCGGTCTTTTAACCGGTCAGGGTATAAGAAGCACCTTTCCGATCCCGAGCGCTGGCAATCCGCGGAACATCCTGAGTGGGATTGGAAAGCTACCACCAGTAGTGACGAAGCGATAGGGCATGTCTTTGCTTTTGGGGTATTGGCAGAGGTGGTCAAGGTACCCGAAGTGAGGGATCAGGCCATTAGGTTGCTGGATGGATTGATGCAGCATATTGTAGCCCATGATTTCTACTTGGTGGATTATGACGGGAAGCCTACGCTTTGGGGCAAATGGAACCCGGAATACGTCAATGGTTTCCCGCCAATGGTAGGGGACCGGAAACTGAATTCTTCCAATATCATTGCGATGCTCCAAACCGCCTACCATTTCACAAAAAAGGAAATTTACAAGGAAAAGGCATTTGAGCTAATGGATGGGCACGGTTATTTGCAGAACCTAATGGTTCCGATGGAAAATATCGGAAGGGCGGATGAAAGTTCAGATGATTGGGCGGAGATGCTGTCCCAAAGTTGGAATCATTCGGATGATGAAATGTACTTTTTGGGCTACTGGGGACTCTATCGCTATGCGTTCAATGATACCTTGAAAAGCCATTATAGGAAGGCCATCAAGGATCACTGGGAGGCAGAACGTCCGGAGAAAGATGGTTTGTGGAACATATTTACCGCCATGATTTCGCCGGATAATTTTGATCAAGAAGAGGCAATATGGTACCTGAAGCAGTATCCCATGGATTTGATCGATTGGACGATGGTCAATAGTCACCGCAAAGACATCGTCAAACTGGATGCAAATTTCCGCAACCAAGCCACAGCCAAGGTTCTTCCACCGGATGAACTTCGGATTAGGAGACACAATGCCAATCGTTTTGAGCTGGACGGGGGCAGCCAAGGAAAATCAGCGTACAGCGCCGGGGATATTTGGCTTTTACCCTATTGGATGGGAAGGTATCTGGACGTGATCAGTGCTCCGCAGGGAGTGAAGTAGCAGGGAGCAATACGTTTTTTGGTTAGGATGCTTGATAACTTTTACCGAGAAGTATCAGTGAGAAAACAAGTTGTTAATGAAAAGTTAACCTTGTCAGAGTAGTCTGTTAGAGCAGATATTGAGTCTTTATAACAAAGTAGCTTATCTGCTGAATCATAGGTGGATAGGGCATTTGATAAAGATCAGCTTATGTCAAATACAAACAGGGATATCAAAGCGCTCACAGAGCGGTACTTAAAAGGAGAAATCAGCAGAGCGGAATTTGAGCTGATGCTGGAAGAGTTTTCCAGTGAAAGTCAAGCAGTAGAAGAAGTCCTGCAGGATCATTTCGAACAAGTAATGGATGCCTATCATCCTGCACAAACGACTCCCCAACACCGGCTGGCACCTTGGATGGCGGTGGCAGCATCCTTGTTGCTTTTGCTCGGCATTGGGGCTGGGGTGTTGTTTTTTGGAGCACAGCCTTCCTCAGAGCTTGTCAGTCATCAAACAGCCTATGGAGAGCAATCGGATTATATATTGGAAGACAGTAGCCATGTTTATTTGAATGCCGGCAGCACCTTGGCGTATGAACCATTCAAGCCGGAGAAGGGGAGAGTAGTAACCTTCCAAGGAGAGGGCTTTTTTGATATTTTCCGGGATGTGTCTAGGCCTTTTACCATTCACAGTGGTGAGATGGACATTCAAGTATTGGGAACGGCTTTCAATGTGGAGGCCTATCCAGAAGAAGATTTTTACAGGGTCACCGTGACGGAGGGAAAAGTAGCGGTCAGTAGCCATAGCATTCCAAACTTATCGGAAACCTTGACCAAAGGTCAATCCATTGTCATCCAAAAAGATAGCGGTAGCTATCGTGTGGAAGCAGCAGCTGAAATTTTATGGAAAGCGCGGATTTTGGCCTTTGACAAAACGCCTTTTGACCAAGTGATAAGAAAAATGGAACGATGGTATGGCGTGGAGCTGGAAGTGGTGGACTCATCCCTTTACAAGTTGACGCTTAATGGTCGTTTTGCGGATAAAGATGTGCATGAGATGATTCGTGCCATTGCCTTTCTGGCCAATAAAGAACACACCCAAAACCCAGAACTCATAAAGATCAACCCCTTGCCTATGAAGCACCAAACAAACCGGTAAACTAAAACAAGCATGAGGCCCAGTTTTGGCGAACGGCCCCATGCTGTCAATTCAAGTAGAAAATTAACCACTCAAAATTTTAGCAAAGTATGAAAATTAAAATTACAAATGGAAATCTTTGGACCTATTGGCTCCAACGGATAAGTCTCTTCGCCATGGCAATTTTGCTTGGTGCTGCGGCTTATCCAGCTGAAGACCAACAAATCCGTCTTCCTCAATCTAACGTTACGGTACGTCAATTTATTTTTAGCGTAGAAGAACAAACCGATTATAAATTTTTATATGATGAAACCATTGCGCCAGCACTTAATGGGGAAGTTCAGCTCAGTGAAAGGGGACAGCTGAATGAGCTCCTTAACATGCTCAATACAAAGAGTCAACTGGAATTTCGGAAGGCAGGTCAAACAATTCTTATCCGTCCTAAATCCAAAGAAGCAAGAAGGGCAAAGATCGACGGAGTGGTCTTTGATGAAGAGGGCAATCCACTGGCTGGAGCCACTGTAAAGATCAAGGGTGCTACCACTGGTACCATCACCGACCTGGATGGAAAATTTAGCTTAGAAGTGCCGGGAAGTGAAACGGTGCTGGTGATCAGCTATGTAGGATTCCACTCAAAAGAAATGGCAGTAGGCAACCAAACCAATTTACGGATTACCTTGCAAGGTGCCTACCAGAATTTAGAAGGAGCAGTGGTCACGGCCTTGGGAATCCGTCGCGAAGAGCGTTCGCTCGGTTATGCCGTTTCGGAAGTTTCAGGAAAGGATTTTGAACGGGGCGGACAGGACAATATGCTGAAATCCCTAGCAGGCAGGGTGCCTGGCGTAAGCATCAATTCCACCGGAGGGCCAGGTTCTTCGGTAAGCATGATCATCCGCGGCATCACCTCCCTTAGCGGAGATAACCAACCGCTATTTGTGGTGGATGGCGTTCCCGTGATCAACTCCCTCAATAATATCAGCCAGATCGGAAACGACAACAAAGTGGATTATGGCAATGCCATGTCCGATATCAACCCGGAGGATATTGAGAGTGTTTCCGTGCTGAAAGGCCCCAGTGCTGCAGCACTTTATGGTTCACGTGCAGGGAACGGTGTCGTCCTTATCACGACCAAGTCCGGTAAAAATGTGGATAAAGTTACCGTAAGTGTTTCTTCCAATACTTTGGTAGAAGTGCCCTACAAATACCTGCCGATGCACAGTCGCTTTGCCACAGGGGTGCGACCTTATACGCCAGATAACAATCCTTATCCGGGAGGAGTGCTCACCATTGAAGAAGGATCTTCGGCTGGTGCAGGCCCTGAACTTGACCGAGGATACGAGGCCATCCAATGGAACAGTCCTCGTGATGAAAATGGTAACTTGATTC comes from Echinicola vietnamensis DSM 17526 and encodes:
- a CDS encoding FecR domain-containing protein; this encodes MSNTNRDIKALTERYLKGEISRAEFELMLEEFSSESQAVEEVLQDHFEQVMDAYHPAQTTPQHRLAPWMAVAASLLLLLGIGAGVLFFGAQPSSELVSHQTAYGEQSDYILEDSSHVYLNAGSTLAYEPFKPEKGRVVTFQGEGFFDIFRDVSRPFTIHSGEMDIQVLGTAFNVEAYPEEDFYRVTVTEGKVAVSSHSIPNLSETLTKGQSIVIQKDSGSYRVEAAAEILWKARILAFDKTPFDQVIRKMERWYGVELEVVDSSLYKLTLNGRFADKDVHEMIRAIAFLANKEHTQNPELIKINPLPMKHQTNR